The stretch of DNA TTGCTGGCGCAGGAATACGAAGTGGCGGCCAGCCTGTTGCAGCACTTCAGTTTCGAGCACCTGTTCGAGCAGCAGAATGTGGTGTTGCTGTTGCGTTTGCATGAGCAGCAGGGCGAGGAGCTGCTGCTCGGCAGCCCGCAGTTGGTCGGGCTGTTGACGGCGGCCTTGCTGTTCGCCGGGCGTTTCGACCAGGCGCAACACTGCGTGGCGCAGATGGCGCGTTTCACGCCGCAGCCGACGGCCTCCGGGCAGCGGCAACTGGTGGCGCGCTGGCAGGCGCAGCAGGGCTGGCTGCTGCATCTGCAAGGGTTGATGGAACCGGCGCGGATGCATTTTCTCGAGGCGCTGAGCGAACTGCCGGCCCATGCCTGGCCGACCCGCCTGATGTGCCTTTCGGGCCTGACCCAGCAGGCCTTGCTCCGGGGCGAACTGGACGTGGCGCAGATGCTCAACCGCGAGGCGCTGTGCCTGGCCCGGGCCCAGGGTTCATTGCTGTTCGAAGCGCTGTTGGAGCTGGACCATGCCCAACTGCTGGAGCAGCGTGGGGCGCCCCACAGGGCGCAGAGCCTGCTGGACGATGTGCAGCAATTGTTGAGTCGCCAGGCTTATCGGGTCGGCCCGCTGCTCGGTCGTATCGCCTTGCGCCAAGGGCGCCTGGCCTTGCGCCAGGGGCAGGCGGAACAGGCCGCCGGGCATTTCCAGATTGGGCTCGAACGCTGTCTGCTCAGTCATGACAAACGCGCGTTGTACGGGTTTCTCGGCCAAGCGTTCCTGGCCGCCAACCAGGGCGACTATGCCCACGCGTTTGTACGCCTGCGCGATGCCGAGCGGCTGATGCAGCAACGGCAGATCCCGGACACGGTGTACCGCGCCGTGCTGCTGCAGGTCAGCAGCGTGTTCTGGTTGCAGCAGGGGCGGCCGGAACTGGCCCAGGAGGCCTTGAGCCGGGTGCTGCGTCACTACCGCGGGCCCCAGGCGCGCCAGGCGCCACCGGCCACCCTCGAGCTGATTCCGCGTATCGAGTACCTGCTGGTGCTGGCCGAGGTGTACCTGCAGCGTGCCGAGGCACCGGTGGCAAACTTGCAGCGCCTGCTCGAACAGGCCCGGCAACGGGGCATGCTGTGCCTGCAGACCGAGTTGCACCTGGCCCTGGCCGAGGTCGCTTTCCTGCTGGGGGATCGGGTGTTGTCCGCCCGTGCCTTGCAGGAGGGGCTGGAACTCGGTGCCCGGTGCTACCTGCACCAGGCGCTGCATGAATTGCGTCTGCGTCAGCCGCGGATGTTTGATGTCCAGCCGGTGGCCGAACCCGAAGCGCCCATGCCGCTGCCGGCGGCAGGGGAGAGCCCGCTGAGCCAGCGGGAGCTGGAGGTGCTGCAACTGATCGCCCTGGGCAGCTCCAACCAGCAGATCGCCGAGCAATTGTTCATTTCCCTGCACACGGTGAAGACCCATGCGCGGCGCATTCACAGCAAGCTCGGGGTGGAGCGCCGCACCCAGGCCGTGGCCAAGGCCAAGGCGTTGGGATTGATGTAGTGGTCGGACAGATATCAGGGCCGCCAACTTGACAACGCGGCCTCCCGCCAAACCGCGCGGCCTGCTTTGACGACGGCAGCGGCTACAGGGTTTGTAGCCGCTGGCGCAGCCTGCGATCGGTCGCGCAGCGGCCGCCAACCTGACGACTTGGTGTATCCGCTCTAGGGTTGGTAACCCATGCGCCAGCTCACCGCCTGGGACGCGGCCAGCAGGCGTTGCGCCGCCGGGCCGTTTTCGTCGGCGTGGAACAGCGAGGTCGGGCCGACCACCGTCAGCACGGCGGCGACCTTGCCGGTGGCGTCGAACACCGGCGCCGACAAGGCATCCACGCCGGGCATCAGCAGGCCGTGCACATGGTGCAGGCCGCGCTGGCGGATCTGCTCGCACAGGGCGGCATAGGCCTGCTCGTCCGCCAGCGCATGGGGCGCGTGGGCCTTGAGTTCCTGCTCGCGCAAATCGACGGTTTCGCGATTCGGCAGGTAGGCGCCGAACACCAGCCCGGTGGACGAGCTGAGCAAGGGCAGCACCGAGCCCAGTTGGGTCACCACCGTCACCGCGCGCACGGCGGGTTCGATATGCACCACGGTCGCGCCCTGGTTGCCCCATACCGCGAGGAAGCAGGTCTCGTTCAATTCATCGCGCAACTCGGCCAGGGGCAGGGCGGCGACCTTCAGTACATCCATGCTGCCCAGCGCCGCCATGCCGACCCGCAAGGCCTCGCGGCCCAGGCCATAGTGGTTGGTGGCGGTGTTCTGTTCGGCGAAGCCACTGGCGATCAGCGCCTGCAGGTAACGGTGGACCTTGCTCGCCGGCATCTGTACATGTTCGGCCAGGCGCGACAGTGAGGTCGCCGGCGACAGCTCGGCCAGGGCCTTGAGGATGTCGGTGCCGACCTCGGCCGAGCGGACTTTCTGTTTACCGTTGCTGTCGCTGGTGCTGCGCGGCTTTTCCATGGAGGTGGTGTGATCCCGGGACGAATGGGCGTCTTTATAGCTTGACGGTCAATACCAATCAAATTACGTTATCCGTAATTGGATTACGATAAAAATAACGCTGGCGTGCCGAGAGCTCTCCCCATGGAGTCGCAGGCCGCTGCCAACTCCACTTCCAGGAGGCTCCATGAACCTCGATTCCACGGCGTCCGGGCTTGCGTACCAGTCGGGCTTCGGCAACCAGTTTTCCAGCGAGGCCCTGCCAGGCGCCTTGCCCGTCGGCCAGAACTCCCCGCAAAAAGCCCCTTACGGCCTCTACACCGAACTCTTCTCCGGCACGGCCTTCACCATGGCCCGCAGCGAAGCGCGGCGCACCTGGATGTACCGTATCCAGCCATCGGCCAACCACCCAGCCTTCGCCAAGCTGGATCGCCAGCTGGCAGGCGGGCCGCTGGGCGAGATCACGCCCAACCGGTTGCGCTGGAACCCGCTGGATATTCCGAGTGAGCCGACCGACTTCATCGACGGCCTGGTGAACATGGTCGCCAACTCGGCAGCGCAGAAACCGGCCGGGATCAGCATCTACACCTACCGCGCCAACCGCTCCATGGAACGGGTGTTCTTCAATGCCGACGGCGAGTTGCTGCTGGTGCCCGAACAGGGCCGCCTGCGCATCGCCACCGAGCTTGGGGTGCTGGAAGTCGAACCGCTGGAGATCGCGGTATTGCCCCGCGGCCTGAAGTTCCGCGTCGAACTGCTGGACCCGCAGGCGCGCGGCTATATAGCCGAAAACCACGGCGCGCCCCTGCGCCTGCCCGACCTGGGGCCGATCGGCAGCAACGGCCTGGCCAACCCGCGGGACTTCCTGACCCCGGTCGCCCACTACGAAGACCTCAAGCAGCCGACCACCCTGGTGCAGAAATTCCTCGGCGAGCTGTGGGGCTGCGAGCTGGATCATTCGCCGCTGAACGTGGTGGCCTGGCACGGCA from Pseudomonas chlororaphis subsp. chlororaphis encodes:
- a CDS encoding LuxR C-terminal-related transcriptional regulator, which encodes MTAMTPCPGFLPRLSSHHLSRSRLSAPLLASPARVKLLCAPAGSGKTALLAECLLQAPAGCRVCWLPQAGAAQTPQQLCGELARALGLAASDEAAVLDHLAQVQTPTWLFLDDYCRVAAPPLDLLLDRLLAISNPALTWWLGGRRRPQCNWPRLLLDDQLYECTGPELAFTQEDIERLLQQLPQPLSIHTASRIFQRSAGWCAGVRIALLEGSELVATPCRQGRPNTLLEYLEHELFSVLPAELSEVWHVLAHLPRFNAALCEHLFGAGEGAQYLRTLQELGCFIEPWEAAPEWLQVFAPLARLMRDEPWPAGRSWHRRACQWFAAQEDWQAAFEQALLAQEYEVAASLLQHFSFEHLFEQQNVVLLLRLHEQQGEELLLGSPQLVGLLTAALLFAGRFDQAQHCVAQMARFTPQPTASGQRQLVARWQAQQGWLLHLQGLMEPARMHFLEALSELPAHAWPTRLMCLSGLTQQALLRGELDVAQMLNREALCLARAQGSLLFEALLELDHAQLLEQRGAPHRAQSLLDDVQQLLSRQAYRVGPLLGRIALRQGRLALRQGQAEQAAGHFQIGLERCLLSHDKRALYGFLGQAFLAANQGDYAHAFVRLRDAERLMQQRQIPDTVYRAVLLQVSSVFWLQQGRPELAQEALSRVLRHYRGPQARQAPPATLELIPRIEYLLVLAEVYLQRAEAPVANLQRLLEQARQRGMLCLQTELHLALAEVAFLLGDRVLSARALQEGLELGARCYLHQALHELRLRQPRMFDVQPVAEPEAPMPLPAAGESPLSQRELEVLQLIALGSSNQQIAEQLFISLHTVKTHARRIHSKLGVERRTQAVAKAKALGLM
- a CDS encoding IclR family transcriptional regulator yields the protein MEKPRSTSDSNGKQKVRSAEVGTDILKALAELSPATSLSRLAEHVQMPASKVHRYLQALIASGFAEQNTATNHYGLGREALRVGMAALGSMDVLKVAALPLAELRDELNETCFLAVWGNQGATVVHIEPAVRAVTVVTQLGSVLPLLSSSTGLVFGAYLPNRETVDLREQELKAHAPHALADEQAYAALCEQIRQRGLHHVHGLLMPGVDALSAPVFDATGKVAAVLTVVGPTSLFHADENGPAAQRLLAASQAVSWRMGYQP
- the hmgA gene encoding homogentisate 1,2-dioxygenase; this translates as MNLDSTASGLAYQSGFGNQFSSEALPGALPVGQNSPQKAPYGLYTELFSGTAFTMARSEARRTWMYRIQPSANHPAFAKLDRQLAGGPLGEITPNRLRWNPLDIPSEPTDFIDGLVNMVANSAAQKPAGISIYTYRANRSMERVFFNADGELLLVPEQGRLRIATELGVLEVEPLEIAVLPRGLKFRVELLDPQARGYIAENHGAPLRLPDLGPIGSNGLANPRDFLTPVAHYEDLKQPTTLVQKFLGELWGCELDHSPLNVVAWHGNNVPYKYDLRRFNTIGTVSFDHPDPSIFTVLTSPTSVHGLANLDFVIFPPRWMVAENTFRPPWFHRNLMNEYMGLIQGAYDAKAEGFVPGGASLHSCMSAHGPDGESCTKAINAELQPAKIDNTMAFMFETSQVLRPSQFALECPQLQNDYDACWASLPATFNPNRK